In the Topomyia yanbarensis strain Yona2022 chromosome 3, ASM3024719v1, whole genome shotgun sequence genome, one interval contains:
- the LOC131693304 gene encoding guanine nucleotide-binding protein subunit beta-5, whose protein sequence is MTEVITNNTIDKVATLVKEAESLKAKLEEERQKLNDITLSSVAERLEMITYLNIKPRRVLKGHQAKVLCSDWSPDKRHIVSSSQDGKLIIWDAFTNYKEHAVTMPTTWVMGCSYAPSGNLVACGGLDNKVTVYPITMEEDISSRKKTVGTHTSYMSCCIFPNSDQQILTGSGDSTCALWDVESGQLLQSFHGHTGDVMSIDLAPNETGNTFVSGSCDKMAFIWDMRSGHVVQSFEGHQSDVNSVKFHPSGDAISTGSDDSTCRLFDMRADKEVAVFSKDSIIFGVNSVDFSISGRLLFAGYNDYTVNVWDTLKAQRVCLLYGHENKVSCLQVSPDGTALSTGSWDFTLRIWA, encoded by the exons ATGACTGAAGTTATTACCAACAATACTATCGATAAGGTAGCTACGTTAGTGAAGGAAGCGGAATCGTTGAAGGCTAAACTGGAGGAAGAACGACAAAAGTTGAATGACATTACTT TGTCTTCTGTTGCTGAAAGGCTTGAAATGATCACGTATCTTAACATAAAACCACGTCGTGTTCTGAAAGGTCACCAGGCCAAAGTTCTCTGCTCTGATTGGTCTCCCGATAAGAGACATATTGTATCATCTTCGCAGGATGGTAAGCTCATCATATGGGACGCGTTTACAAACTACAAGGAGCACGCCGTCACAATGCCCACAACCTGGGTAATGGGATGCTCATATGCTCCTTCCGGCAATCTGGTGGCTTGCGG CGGTCTGGATAATAAAGTGACCGTTTATCCCATCACAATGGAGGAAGACATTTCCTCACGGAAGAAAACAGTTGGAACACATACAAGTTACATGTCATGTTGCATTTTCCCAAACTCAGATCAGCAAATTTTAACCGGAAGTGGTGACTCTACCTGTGCTCTGTGGGATGTAGAATCTGGTCAGTTGCTCCAAAGCTTCCACGGACACACTGGCGACGTGATGTCGATAGATTTGGCTCCGAATGAAACCGGTAACACTTTTGTTTCCGGAAGTTGCGACAAAATGGCGTTTATTTGGGATATGCGATCGGGGCATGTCGTCCAGTCATTTGAGGGGCATCAATCTGACGTAAACAGTGTAAAGTTTCATCCCAGCGGTGATGCCATCAGTACTGGTTCAGATGACAGCACT TGCCGTTTATTCGACATGCGTGCAGACAAGGAGGTTGCCGTGTTTAGCAAGGACAGCATTATTTTTGGTGTAAATTCTGTAGATTTTTCCATCAGCGGACGACTTTTGTTTGCTGGATACAATGACTATACGGTTAACGTTTGGGATACCCTAAAAGCGCAACGTGTTTGTCTGCTTTATGGACACGAAAACAAAGTGTCATGCTTGCAAGTGTCCCCGGATGGCACTGCTTTGTCTACTGGAAGCTGGGATTTCACTTTAAGA ATATGGGCATAA